The proteins below are encoded in one region of Colletotrichum lupini chromosome 5, complete sequence:
- a CDS encoding flavin-containing monooxygenase, translating to MDGFKLPEIPALTLQEGVKKDEVDADRISSEWLSKLEKRFAEKSFSDISDLFIDDCWWRDIVGLSWDFTCKQGQDNIKKYLASANHGLSELQTNKLGGLKPLLLDFDGMVWIQTGFTFRTPHGEGKGLLKLGNTSKDEWKAWTVFTQLEKLDFQKEVEARHAASVPTPKAPVTNGVNGVNRVNGINGHAHVEPEEDLQVLIVGAAQAGLMLGARLQHMGIKTRLVERSARLGDSWRERYQSVTLHTPTYTDHWAFMKIPETWPRFLTGDKVAEFMEHYGQLMGLDIAFNTEVTKATYDEEKKRYRVELRTPEGTRTLSARHVVLATGVYGDQPKIPHFSGQEMFRGQIYHSKYHKTAAKIPDVTNKKVVVVGCATSGHDISADFVTHGAKEVTMVQRHPIFSISRESWENSMLSLWTIPGLSTEEADIVGNAIPLALIRRMSIGLTQAMAKNDKTVHDELKKAGLVIKEGEDGYGLADYQLIKGGQYYIDQGANQMIIDGKIRIQRCEEGIKEFQADGLVLANGTKLEADVVVLATGFEQNITTVEKLLGTDVVQRLDGFANLDAEQERSGWWRATGVPGFWYMTGSFMMCRQFSLPLALQIAAVEKGLNTSYYA from the exons ATGGACGGCTTCAAGCTCCCCGAAATCCCGGCCTTGACCTTACAAGAAGGCGTTAAGAAGGACGAAGTTGACGCGGACAGAATTTCCAGTGAATGGCTCTCCAAACTCGAGAAGCGGTTCGCCGAAAAGTCTTTCAGCGACATCTCCGACTTGTTCATCGACGACTGCTGGTGGAGAGACATCGTCGGCCTTTCATGGGATTTCACCTGCAAGCAAGGCCAAGACAACATCAAAAAGTACCTAGCCTCAGCAAACCATGGTCTCTCTGAGCTGCAGACCAACAAGCTTGGCGGGTTGAAGCCATTGCTCCTCGACTTTGACGGCATGGTCTGGATCCAAACTGGCTTCACCTTCCGGACGCCGCATGGCGAAGGAAAGGGATTGCTCAAGCTAGGCAACACTAGCAAAGACGAGTGGAAGGCATGGACCGTCTTTACGCAGTTGGAGAAACTCGATTTCCAGAAGGAAGTCGAGGCACGGCACGCGGCTTCGGTTCCGACGCCAAAGGCGCCCGTCACTAATGGTGTCAACGGGGTCAACCGAGTCAACGGCATCAATGGACACGCCCATGTAGAGCCCGAGGAAGACCTGCAGGTTCTGATTGTCGGCGCAG CCCAAGCCGGCCTGATGCTCGGCGCACGCCTCCAACACATGGGCATCAAAACCCGCCTCGTAGAACGCAGCGCACGCCTTGGTGACTCTTGGCGAGAACGATACCAAAGCGTCACGCTGCATACGCCGACCTACACCGATCATTGGGCGTTCATGAAGATCCCCGAGACCTGGCCACGGTTCCTGACGGGCGACAAGGTTGCCGAGTTCATGGAGCACTACGGCCAGCTGATGGGACTCGACATCGCCTTCAACACGGAAGTCACAAAGGCTACATATGAtgaagagaagaagagatACCGTGTCGAGCTTCGCACGCCTGAGGGAACACGGACGTTGTCGGCGCGGCATGTGGTCTTGGCCACGGGCGTGTACGGCGACCAGCCCAAGATCCCTCACTTCTCAGGTCAAGAGATGTTCAGGGGGCAAATCTATCACTCAAAGTACCACAAGACTGCCGCCAAGATCCCCGATGTAACGAATAAGAAGGTTGTCGTCGTCGGCTGTGCCACCAGCGGCCACGATATCTCAGCCGACTTTGTCACGCATGGGGCCAAGGAGGTGACAATGGTGCAGCGACATCCAATCTTTTCCATCTCGCGCGAGTCGTGGGAGAACTCCATGCTCTCACTCTGGACAATCCCGGGTCTGAGTACTGAGGAAGCAGACATTGTGGGCAATGCTATCCCGCTGGCACTGATACGCAGGATGAGCATCGGGTTGACGCAGGCGATGGCCAAAAATGACAAGACGGTGCACGATGAGTTGAAGAAGGCTGGGTTGGTGATTAAGGAGGGCGAAGACGGGTATGGGTTGGCGGACTACCAGCTCATCAAGGGCGGGCAGTATTACATCGACCAGGGGGCGAACCAGATGATCATTGACGGCAAGATTCGGATCCAGAGGTGCGAGGAGGGTATAAAGGAGTTCCAAGCGGATGGCCTAGTCTTGGCAAACGGTACAAAGCTCGAGGCGGATGTGGTGGTGCTCGCGACGGGTTTCGAGCAGAACATCACTACAGTCGAGAAACTGCTTGGGACGGATGTTGTTCAGAGGCTAGATGGGTTCGCGAACTTGGATGCCGAGCAGGAACGCTCAGGT TGGTGGCGAGCCACTGGAGTGCCTGGTTTCTGGTACATGACTGGCAGCTTCATGATGTGTCGACAGTTCTCCTTGCCGCTGGCGTTGCAGATTGCGGCGGTTGAGAAGGGTCTGAACACGTCTTACTATGCCTAG
- a CDS encoding tetratricopeptide: MSRPAGETEDNFSAERDSPKSSVFLLLRLKVSEVSKVKKVKKVKKVKKHVMARPDPIRTTSREVSSNSMCQRLGQPPWTPGSTAGNKPPSRSNPRNNTSFAIAALLTSVTPYHFTIPGRGHPNTPSTTGTTDEPARPCDDTDKPIQHHHVYTTTQLPPNMTDLTHFDLLPLQLDPQSKSLSSTSSSRALAAELSQLNALHRSLITSDTTTQHGVPPPPMPVNPKRSAQVAKLRDSGNAEFHKKKYGDAIKFYTLGLQMALTRPLWEPSQLVREEVSGLYANRAQAHMALQQWAEGSVDAEASVEARKVGNAKAWWRRGKCLMEMGRLEEAREWVGKALEYEGEEGELVAQYKEIEARLEKA, translated from the exons ATGAGTAGGCCTGCAGGCGAAACGGAAGACAACTTCTCGGCCGAGAGAGACAGTCCCAAATCCTCAGTGTTCTTGTTACTGAGGCTCAAGGTGAGCGAGGTGAGCAAGGTGAAGAAGGTGAAGAAGGTGAAGAAGGTGAAGAAG CACGTGATGGCGCGCCCGGACCCGATAAGGACGACCTCCAGAGAAGTGTCCTCTAATTCCATGTGCCAAAGGCTCGGCCAGCCACCTTGGACCCCCGGATCGACAGCTGGCAATAAACCACCATCTCGAAGCAACCCTCGCAACAACACCTCGTTCGCGATCGCAGCCCTCCTCACATCCGTCACTCCCTACCACTTCACGATACCCGGACGCGGCCACCCGAATACTCCCAGTACCACAGGCACAACTGACGAACCCGCGCGACCTTGCGACGACACAGACAAACCAATCCAACATCACCACGTCTACACAACCACACAACTACCGCCCAACATGACAGACCTCACGCACTTCGACCTCCTCCCCCTTCAACTAGACCCCCAATCCAAATCTCTCTCCTCAACCTCCTCCTCGCGCGCCCTCGCCGCCGAGCTCTCCCAACTAAACGCCCTCCACCGCTCCCTCATCACCTCCGACACAACAACCCAGCACGGCGTGCCCCCGCCGCCCATGCCCGTGAACCCCAAACGCTCCGCCCAAGTCGCCAAGCTCCGCGACAGCGGCAACGCAGAGTTCCACAAGAAGAAGTACGGCGACGCCATCAAGTTCTACACTCTGGGCCTGCAAATGGCCCTCACCCGTCCGCTCTGGGAACCCTCTCAGCTCGTCCGCGAGGAGGTTTCGGGTTTGTACGCCAACAGGGCGCAGGCGCACATGGCGCTGCAGCAGTGGGCAGAGGGGTCTGTTGACGCCGAGGCTAGCGTCGAGGCGCGCAAGGTCGGCAACGCAAAGGCGTGGTGGCGCCGTGGAAAGTGTCTGATGGAGATGGGCAGGTTGGAGGAGGCGAGGGAGTGGGTTGGCAAGGCTCTTGAGTATgagggcgaggagggcgAGCTCGTTGCGCAGTACAAGGAGATTGAGGCCCGTTTGGAGAAGGCGTAA
- a CDS encoding glycosyl hydrolase family 6, whose product MRLLDVQISTKRQFGSFPQAWEPKIEGRWLSDRSEYHSTTIDAVHHHTNPNFSNSLVVPCVLPLASCPLDYFRFGFRSANFASRDWLPLSLTYTFRQRYLGQRSRLSNREFAGLQLDRNDLKSFPTPHGTLFNGPHIHHAPMTNALFPSWLIWSVASEMTYTPLHPIRSLPTPWLADFYSLTPWNIDGGRSLLQPQAIHGSMPSLRDLVQHAVNQAIPWFKTCPSDVSSISPYTHGNDGSLGLVCSLDAFLNGVIKLKMPLLHSAIAQHTSIPPFRKAKRCVQEIRVLNSGWQHDKRTMSQVVHHQLQTCNPRTSSSPESSQYPTTEATMAARAFLTAALLGTAALAVPIEERQSCGAVWAQCGGQGFTGPTCCASGSTCVVNNAYYSQCLPGSASSASSAAASSTVRSSSSAVVSPSRTSTTAGAGTTTTQAGTATTSAPAVTGGATYTGNPFAGVNLWANSYYASEITTLAIPSLSPALQTAAAAVAKVPTFMWMDTRAKIPLVDSTLADIRKANAAGGNYAGQFVVYDLPDRDCAAAASNGEYAIADGGVAKYKEYIDAIRTMILKYSDIRILLVIEPDSLANLVTNLNVAKCSGAQAAYLECTNYAVTQLNLPNVAMYLDGGHAGWLGWAANLGPAANMYAKVYKDAGSPKALRGIVTNVANYNAWSVSSPPSYTSGNSNYDEKHYVEALQPLLAAQGWDAHFIVDQGRSGKQPTGQLAWGDWCNAIGTGFGLRPSTNTGSSLVDSFVWVKPGGESDGTSLTTATRYDYNCGKEDALKPAPEAGTWFQAYFEQLLRGKHRSAVPVSFGPSRSRDLGLNPGYLNWYKLALLLALLFPLTLIWMFYRIPWPLKALRKRHKEKKSATKGSIPVALPSGSDAEAKTQGLFAEQDTILGGQEAQQPRDTSLPEASSTNEADNSAPSSGVAKHSVRSKILMTIKTKLKGNGKSSGVPLDPRSPPFQPFTSSAGMRPSWLDPGEDTKLADSNPYSAHLPVMTVDGTAVSGSSTRQRWQAPHFHINNELPTQWVTPRPFDPTAVQPYRPTPEGSAEAFAYNHGTAPDRLRKPLSTPLFSPCVPPSLLRPSDNNQPNVSIIQEFSSPNPSCQEEEEVLRRFIRFATGRRCPRCKRGVAIESSTIFQHASVILLGRETIELGSHYVRCSCGISYCFGCSRIGDNLRTPFASSKSTKWCCPPGRLFHLFALLCGPTAHAANPRVSIFQDSQVDSIEKPPKTEKKSGSRFKSYFKTSDDQGTSKGTGYATGKLDRKKEKPNELACIRREDLENSMVRLPRLFAALSIAWPSTSNYTQFDRNPPPLLMVMARRSPLMIRMAELLRNDNMQEIMRQRVPYQALFDFLHVLSAHPATTPLVCDVRISYPLARTLLPVCFGYGPLPVLDRSSSSSDDEKGKGKAVELEEKQDQPQETLKSLVSLLSALRVQAESVKRLYKPSPGGLSQTIVMCDRICEISQQLEGETLKKDKREVTIDEGSNPPSLTYSQSTVSSVAESPTIPDDKEERLTAARQWLIENKVREMDSERWQSDFKIPIPDSEATAPRRMKKLVMELSMLRTTLPDGIFVRHDDTRLDAMKVLIVGPEGTPYENGLFEFDLFCPLDYPERPPKMVFRTTYSRRKFNPNLYSNGQVCFSLLGTWTGSAAENWDPKKSTLLQLLVSIHAMIFSPDPVWNEPNQAFSPAASLVYKTEMRADTLIYAMSHWLHLRKNAHPAAEDNPWFEVVARHFEVNWRRILETAEIWAAEDPGSQRKAENEVGMIMRERRSKERFPCGIRTLKGHFAEWATSEEELALVRLGPEDDGPIYTPVGMPLENRLDLDFDMSPPMSPPMSPPMSPPMSDADSEDESDGEFNLPPANSTPNVPPPVSHPQPEFHPFLPYIP is encoded by the exons ATGAGGTTGCTGGACGTCCAAATCTCGACGAAACGTCAATTTGGATCGTTCCCGCAGGCGTGGGAACCCAAGATTGAGGGCCGATGGTTATCAG ACAGGTCCGAGTACCACAGCACCACCATCGACGCGGTTCACCACCACACAAACCCCAATTTCTCCAACTCGCTTGTCGTCCCTTGCGTCTTGCCTCTTGCGTCTTGCCCTCTTGA CTACTTTCGCTTCGGCTTTCGATCCGCCAACTTCGCATCCCGTGACTGGTTACCTCTGTCTTTAACCTACACTTTCCGACAG CGTTATCTCGGGCAACGAAGCCGCCTTTCCAATCGAGAGTTTGCTGGATTGCAACTTGACCGGAACGATTTAAAGAGCTTCCCGACCCCTCATGGCACCCTCTTCAACGGTCCCCACATCCATCACGCCCCCATGACCAACGCGCTCTTCCCTTCGTGGCTAATATGGAGCGTCGCCTCCGAGATGACTTACACTCCGTTACATCCAATACGCAGTTTGCCCACACCTTGGCTGGCGGACTTTTACTCCTTGACGCCATGGAATATCGATGGTGGCCGTAGTTTGCTGCAACCGCAAGCAATTCATGGCTCCATGCCCAGCCTTAGGGACCTGGTCCAGCATGCCGTCAACCAGGCGATTCCATGGTTCAAGACCTGTCCTTCGGATGTCTCTTCCATATCCCCATATACCCATGGTAACGATGGCTCCCTCGGCTTGGTCTGCTCTCTTGACGCTTTTCTCAATGGAGTAATCAAACTCAAGATGCCGCTGCTTCACTCCGCGATC GCCCAGCACACATCCATCCCGCCGTTCCGAAAGGCCAAGCGGTGTGTTCAAGAGATCCGAGTCCTCAACTCAGGTTGGCAACATGATAAAAGGACCATGTCCCAGGTCGTTCATCATCAGCTCCAGACTTGCAACCCACGGACATCATCCTCTCCAGAGTCAAGTCAATATCCCACAACAGAAGCAACCATGGCTGCTCGTGCGTTCCTCACTGCTGCCCTCTTGGGCACTGCAGCTCTGGCCGTTCCCATCGAGGAGAGGCAATCTTGCGGAGCCGTCTG GGCACAATGCGGCGGCCAAGGCTTCACCGGCCCAACGTGCTGTGCTTCTGGCAGCACTTGCGTCGTCAACAACGCTTATTACAGCCAGTGCTTGCCCGGCAGCGCCTCGTCCGCCAGCTCTGCTGCCGCTTCATCGACTGTTCGCTCTAGCTCTTCCGCAGTCGTTAGCCCTTCGCGAACCTCGACAACCGCCGGGGCCGGTACCACTACCACGCAGGCCGGAACTGCCACCACTAGCGCTCCCGCGGTCACCGGTGGTGCGACCTACACGGGCAACCCCTTTGCCGGAGTCAACCTCTGGGCCAACTCATACTATGCCTCCGAGATTACGACTTTGGCTATCCCGTCACTGAGCCCTGCTTTGCAGACGGCGGCTGCCGCCGTTGCCAAGGTCCCTACCTTCATGTGGAT GGACACTCGTGCCAAGATTCCCTTGGTTGACTCCACGCTGGCCGATATTCGCAAGGCCAACGCCGCTGGCGGCAACTACGCCGGCCAGTTCGTCGTCTACGATCTTCCCGACCGCGACTGCGCTGCTGCCGCCTCCAACGGCGAATACGCCATCGCTGACGGTGGTGTTGCCAAGTACAAGGAGTACATCGACGCCATACGCACTATGATTCTCAAGTACTCTGACATTCGCATTCTCCTGGTGATCG AGCCTGATTCCCTGGCAAACTTGGTCACCAACCTCAACGTTGCCAAGTGCTCCGGTGCCCAGGCCGCTTACCTCGAGTGCACCAACTATGCTGTCACTCAGCTCAACCTGCCCAATGTCGCCATGTACCTTGATGGCGGCCACGCGGGTTGGTTAGGA TGGGCTGCAAACTTGGGACCCGCCGCGAACATGTACGCAAAGGTCTACAAAGATGCCGGCAGCCCCAAGGCTCTCCGTGGAATCGTGACCAACGTGGCCAACTACAACGCATGGAGCGTTAGCTCCCCGCCTTCCTACACCTCAG GCAACTCCAACTATGACGAGAAGCACTACGTCGAGGCACTCCAGCCCCTTCTCGCTGCTCAGGGATGGGACGCTCACTTCATCGTTGACCAAGGCCGCTCTGGTAAGCAGCCCACTGGCCAGTTGGCTTGGGGTGACTGGTGCAATGCCATCGGCACCGGTTTTGGTCTCCGTCCCTCCACCAACACAGGCTCATCTCTTGTTGATTCTTTTGTCTGGGTGAAGCCTGGTGGTGAGAGTGACGGCACTTCCCTCACTACCGCCACTCGCTACGACTACAACTGCGGCAAGGAGGACGCTCTGAAGCCCGCTCCTGAGGCCGGAACTTGGTTCCAGGCCTACTTCGAGCAGCTCCTC AGAGGAAAGCATCGGAGCGCCGTGCCGGTGTCTTTTGGTCCGTCTAGGTCCCGAGATCTAGGACTGAACCCTGGGTACCTGAACTGGTACAAACTCG CCCTTCTCTTGGCCCTCCTCTTTCCACTTACACTTATTTGGATGTTTTATCGCATTCCTTGGCCTCTCAAGGCCCTCCGCAAGCGACACAAGGAGAAGAAATCTGCAACGAAGGGAAGCATACCGGTAGCCCTCCCATCGGGTTCCGATGCAGAAGCCAAGACACAGGGGTTGTTCGCC GAACAGGATACGATTCTTGGCGGCCAAGAAGCCCAGCAACCCAGAGATACTAGCCTCCCAGAAGCGAGCAGCACAAACGAAGCCGATAATTCGGCCCCATCTTCCGGGGTCGCTAAGCACTCGGTACGGTCTAAAATCCTAATGACAATCAAGACAAAGTTGAAAGGAAACGGGAAGAGCAGTGGAGTGCCCTTGGATCCTCGATCCCCTCCCTTTCAACCCTTTACCTCTAGCGCAGGCATGAGGCCTTCATGGCTAGATCCAGGAGAGGATACAAAGTTGGCAGATAGTAACCCTTACTCTGCCCATCTACCGGTCATGACAGTAGATGGGACCGCCGTCTCAGGCTCTTCAACGCGACAAAGGTGGCAAGCCCCACACTTCCATATAAATAACGAATTGCCAACTCAATGGGTGACACCTCGACCTTTCGATCCTACTGCTGTCCAGCCATATCGGCCCACGCCAGAGGGCTCCGCGGAGGCGTTTGCTTACAACCACGGCACCGCCCCGGACAGGCTTCGAAAGCCATTATCAACACCCCTATTCTCGCCCTGCGTACCCCCATCTTTGCTCAGACCTTCCGACAACAACCAGCCAAACGTCTCGATAATCCAGGAATTCTCGTCTCCTAATCCGTCATgccaggaagaagaagaagtgcTTCGACGCTTCATTAGGTTTGCAACGGGCCGTAGGTGTCCAAGATGCAAGCGTGGCGTCGCAATTGAGAGCAGCACCATCTTCCAACACGCCAGTGTCATTCTTCTAGGTAGAGAGACTATCGAACTGGGCAGCCATTATGTTAGATGCTCTTGCGGGATCTCATACTGTTTCGGCTGCTCCCGAATCGGAGATAATTTAAGGACGCCATTCGCCAGTTCCAAGTCGACCAAATGGTGCTGCCCCCCTGGTCGACTTTTCCACCTCTTTGCTCTCCTGTGCGGCCCGACCGCCCACGCTGCAAACCCGCGGGTCTCTATCTTTCAAGACTCCCAAGTGGACTCGATCGAGAAGCCCCCCAAGACCGAGAAAAAGTCCGGGTCGAGATTCAAGAGCTACTTCAAGACCAGCGATGACCAAGGCACATCCAAAGGAACGGGCTACGCAACGGGTAAGCTCGACAGAAAGAAAGAGAAGCCCAATGAACTCGCCTGTATTCGCCGCGAAGACCTTGAGAACAGCATGGTTCGGTTACCCAGGCTTTTCGCCGCGCTTTCGATAGCATGGCCTTCAACTTCCAACTACACTCAGTTTGATCGAAATCCTCCACCGTTGTTAATGGTCATGGCTCGCCGAAGCCCGCTGATGATCAGGATGGCAGAGCTTCTTCGGAATGATAACATGCAAGAGATTATGCGGCAACGAGTTCCATACCAAGCCCTCTTCGATTTCCTTCACGTGCTCTCAGCACACCCTGCTACAACCCCGCTAGTCTGTGATGTTCGAATCAGCTATCCTCTCGCCCGCACTCTACTCCCGGTCTGCTTCGGATATGGCCCTCTTCCAGTTTTAGACAGGTCGTCTAGCTCCAGTGACGATGAAAAGGGGAAGGGGAAAGCGGTGGAGCTTGAAGAGAAGCAGGACCAGCCTCAAGAAACGCTCAAGTCGTTAGTGAGTCTACTTTCTGCCTTGAGAGTCCAGGCGGAATCGGTGAAGCGACTCTACAAACCCAGCCCCGGGGGTCTCTCCCAGACGATAGTCATGTGCGACCGTATTTGCGAGATCTCCCAACAACTCGAAGGAGAAACCCTCAAGAAAGACAAGAGGGAAGTGACTATTGACGAAGGAAGCAACCCTCCCTCTCTGACTTACTCACAATCGACCGTTTCGTCAGTGGCAGAATCACCCACCATTCCCGATGACAAGGAGGAGAGACTCACAGCCGCCCGGCAATGGCTCATCGAGAACAAGGTGCGGGAGATGGATTCCGAAAGATGGCAAAGTGACTTCAAGATTCCCATCCCAGACTCGGAGGCCACCGCCCCCCGCCGTATGAAGAAGCTCGTGATGGAGCTCTCCATGCTGCGTACCACGCTCCCCGACGGCATCTTTGTTCGCCACGACGACACGCGGTTGGACGCCATGAAGGTCCTCATCGTCGGACCGGAAGGTACGCCGTATGAGAATGGGCTCTTCGAGTTTGATCTGTTCTGCCCTCTCGATTACCCAGAGAGGCCACCTAAGATGGTCTTCAGAACAACGTACAGCCGTCGAAAGTTCAACCCGAACCTATATTCAAATGGCCAAG TCTGCTTCTCCCTCCTCGGCACCTGGACAGGCAGCGCCGCCGAGAATTGGGACCCCAAGAAGTCCACCCTCCTCCAGCTCCTCGTCTCCATCCATGCCATGATCTTCAGCCCGGACCCGGTCTGGAACGAACCCAACCAGGCCTTTTCCCCGGCAGCCTCGCTGGTTTACAAGACGGAGATGCGCGCCGACACCCTCATCTACGCCATGAGCCACTGGCTCCATCTGCGCAAGAACGCCCACCCGGCCGCCGAGGATAACCCGTGGTTCGAGGTCGTGGCCCGCCACTTTGAGGTAAATTGGCGACGGATCCTCGAGACGGCCGAGATCTGGGCCGCGGAGGACCCGGGAAGCCAGCGCAAGGCCGAGAATGAGGTGGGCATGATCATGAGGGAGAGACGCTCCAAAGAGAGGTTTCCCTGCGGGATCCGGACGCTAAAGGGGCACTTTGCCGAGTGGGCTACTTCCGAGGAGGAGCTGGCGCTCGTGAGGCTTGGTCCCGAGGATGATGGCCCGATCTATACACCTGTAGGAATGCCCTTGGAAAATAGGCTTGATCTAGACTTTGACATGTCTCCGCCCATGTCTCCGCCCATGTCTCCGCCCATGTCTCCGCCCATGTCTGACGCCGACAGCGAAGACGAGTCCGATGGAGAGTTTAATCTACCACCAGCGAACAGCACGCCCAATGTACCGCCACCCGTATCTCACCCTCAACCGGAGTTTCACCCTTTCCTACCTTATATTCCATAA
- a CDS encoding adaptor complexes medium subunit family protein: MLSGILIFNQKGENLIFRAFRNDCRPRLADVFRIQVISNSQVRSPILTLGSTTFSHVKHENIYLVAITKSNANAALVFEFLYRLIALGRGYFGKFDEEAVKNNFVLVYELLDEIIDFGYPQNTETDTLKMYITTEGVKSERAAEDSAKITMQATGALSWRKADVKYRKNEAFVDVIEDVNLLMSATGAVLRADVTGQIVMRAYLSGTPECKFGLNDRLLLDNDGLLSLPSGNRMGTKATKAAAGSVTLEDCQFHQCVKLGKFDSDRIISFVPPDGEFELMRYRATENVNLPFKIHAIVNEVGRTKVEYSIGIKANFGAKLFATNVVVRIPTPLNTAKITERCTQGKAKYEPSENNIVWKIGRFTGQSEFVLSAEAILTSMTNQRAWSRPPLSLNFSLLMFTSSGLLVRYLKVFEKSNYSSVKWVRYMTRAGSYEIRF, translated from the exons ATGTTGTCTGGAATCCTCATCTTCAACCAAAAGGGCGAGAACCTCATCTTCCGCGCCTTTCGCAACGATTGCAGGCCCAGACTTGCCGACGTCTTCCGGATTCAAGTGATCTCGAACTCGCAAGTCCGGTCCCCCATCTTGACCCTTGGAAGCACCACCTTCAGCCACGTAAAGCATGAGAACATTTACCTTGTTGCTATTACCAAGAGCAATGCGAATGCTGCGCTGGTCTTTGAGTTCCTCTATCGCTTAATTGCGTTGGGACGGGGCTACTTTGGCAAGTTTGATGAGGAGGCTGTCAAGAACAACTTCGTGCTTGTCTATGAGCTGCTCGACG AGATCATTGACTTTGGCTACCCCCAAAACACCGAGACCGACACCCTCAAGATGTACATCACGACCGAAGGCGTCAAGTCAGAACGAGCCGCCGAGGACTCGGCCAAGATTACAATGCAGGCGACAGGCGCGCTCTCGTGGCGCAAGGCAGATGTTAAGTACAGAAAGAACGAGGCGTTCGTTGACGTGATCGAAGACGTCAACCTTCTCATGTCCGCCACGGGAGCAGTCCTCCGCGCCGACGTCACGGGTCAAATCGTCATGCGCGCCTACCTCTCCGGTACCCCAGAGTGCAAGTTCGGCCTTAACGACCGGCTACTTCTCGATAACGACGGGCTCCTTAGTCTACCGAGTGGAAACAGGATGGGAACAAAGGCCACCAAGGCCGCCGCCGGCAGTGTCACCCTCGAAGACTGTCAATTCCACCAGTGCGTCAAGTTGGGCAAGTTCGACAGCGACCGCATCATCTCCTTCGTCCCGCCCGATGGCGAGTTCGAGCTCATGCGCTACCGCGCCACCGAGAACGTCAACCTCCCCTTCAAGATCCACGCCATCGTCAACGAGGTCGGCCGCACAAAGGTCGAATACAGCATCGGCATCAAGGCGAATTTTGGCGCAAAGCTCTTCGCCACCAACGTCGTTGTCCGCATCCCTACACCGCTCAACACTGCTAAGATCACGGAACGATGCACCCAGGGCAAGGCCAAGTACGAGCCCAGCGAGAACAACATTGTGTGGAAGATTGGGCGGTTTACGGGACAGAGCGAGTTTGTCTTGAGTGCCGAGGCCATCCTGACGAGCATGACGAATCAGCGCGCCTGGTCGCGGCCGCCCCTGAGCCTCAACTTTAGCTTGTTGATGTTTACCAGTTCAGGCCTCTTGGTTAGGTACCTCAAGGTGTTCGAGAAGAGCAACTATTCGAGCGTCAAGTGGGTGCGGTACATGACGAGAGCGGGTTCCTATGAGATACG TTTCTAG